A part of Desulfofundulus salinus genomic DNA contains:
- the panD gene encoding aspartate 1-decarboxylase — translation MFITLFKSKIHRATVTGANLNYMGSITIDRALLEAAGILPHEKVQVVNNNNGARFETYVISGPRDSGVICLNGAAARLVQPGDTIIIISYAMMTPEEAAGFSPTVVMVDGQNRVVEIRREEAPGEVG, via the coding sequence ATGTTTATTACGCTCTTCAAATCTAAAATTCACCGGGCTACTGTAACCGGCGCCAACCTGAACTACATGGGCAGCATCACCATTGACCGGGCGCTGCTGGAAGCGGCCGGCATTTTACCCCACGAAAAGGTGCAGGTTGTCAACAACAACAACGGGGCCCGGTTTGAAACCTACGTCATCAGCGGGCCCCGGGATTCCGGCGTCATCTGTCTTAACGGTGCCGCCGCCCGGCTGGTGCAGCCCGGGGACACGATCATTATCATTTCCTATGCCATGATGACCCCGGAGGAAGCGGCCGGTTTTTCGCCCACGGTGGTCATGGTGGACGGGCAGAACCGGGTGGTGGAGATCCGGCGGGAGGAGGCACCGGGAGAGGTGGGCTAA
- the panC gene encoding pantoate--beta-alanine ligase, with protein MLICRTIKEIRDFVRQARSRGLTVGFVPTMGYFHEGHLTLMRRAKEACDVVVVSIFVNPLQFGPREDYDRYPRDLDRDVSLAREVGVDAVFHPSVEEMYPSGFATHVDVEGLTECLCGLSRPGHFRGVATVVTKLFNIVRPDRAFFGQKDAQQALVIRRMVEDLNMDLEIVTVPTVREEDGLAMSSRNVYLSPEERRAAAVLPRSLDAARRAYESGERDAGRLVELVRGMIAAEPRARIDYVEIRSVPDLKPVSRLDGPVLLALAVRFGSTRLIDNLVLGSPDGVL; from the coding sequence TTGCTCATCTGCCGCACGATAAAAGAAATCCGGGATTTTGTACGCCAGGCTCGTTCCCGGGGCCTGACCGTGGGATTTGTCCCCACCATGGGCTATTTCCACGAGGGTCACCTCACCCTCATGCGCCGGGCAAAAGAGGCCTGTGATGTGGTGGTGGTCAGCATTTTCGTCAACCCGCTGCAGTTCGGCCCGCGGGAGGATTACGACCGCTACCCCCGGGACCTGGACCGGGATGTGTCCCTGGCGCGGGAAGTGGGCGTGGATGCGGTCTTTCATCCTTCCGTGGAGGAGATGTACCCATCCGGGTTTGCCACCCATGTCGATGTCGAAGGTCTCACCGAATGCCTCTGCGGGCTTTCCCGGCCCGGTCACTTCCGGGGGGTGGCCACGGTGGTGACCAAGCTGTTCAACATTGTGCGCCCGGACAGGGCCTTTTTCGGTCAGAAAGACGCCCAGCAGGCCCTGGTAATCCGGCGTATGGTTGAAGACCTGAACATGGATCTGGAAATTGTTACGGTGCCCACGGTGCGGGAGGAAGACGGCCTGGCCATGAGTTCCCGCAACGTTTACCTGAGCCCGGAGGAAAGGCGGGCAGCAGCCGTGCTCCCCAGGAGTTTGGATGCCGCCCGCCGGGCCTACGAGTCCGGGGAACGGGACGCAGGCCGGCTGGTGGAACTGGTGCGCGGCATGATTGCCGCCGAGCCCCGGGCCCGGATCGACTACGTGGAAATCCGGTCAGTTCCCGATTTGAAGCCGGTGTCCAGGCTTGACGGGCCTGTCCTTTTGGCCCTGGCCGTACGCTTTGGCTCTACCCGGTTAATTGATAACCTTGTGCTCGGCAGCCCGGATGGGGTGCTGTAG
- the panB gene encoding 3-methyl-2-oxobutanoate hydroxymethyltransferase — MSNQRVTTAYFREAKNTGRKITMLTAYDYPMARMVDEAGIDAILVGDSLGNAVLGYESTIPVTMDDMVHHIKAVTRGVKRAMVIGDMPFMSYHISREEALRNAGRILQEGGAQAVKLEGGQEVADTIRAMVSCGIPVMGHLGLTPQSIHQMGGYKVQGKDEAQAKKLLEDARAIQEAGVFAIVLECVPVPLAKLLTETLEVCTIGIGAGPHCNGQVLVTHDLLGMFLGKSPKFAKRYASLHEEIARALKAYREEVQSGAFPGPEHGFDMPEEVLSKLY; from the coding sequence ATGAGTAACCAGCGGGTCACCACTGCGTATTTCCGGGAAGCAAAAAATACCGGCCGGAAAATTACCATGCTCACGGCCTACGATTATCCCATGGCCAGGATGGTGGATGAAGCGGGGATTGATGCCATTTTAGTGGGAGATTCCCTGGGTAATGCCGTCCTGGGCTATGAGTCCACCATTCCCGTGACCATGGACGATATGGTTCACCACATTAAAGCCGTCACCCGGGGGGTCAAGCGGGCTATGGTGATCGGCGACATGCCTTTTATGTCCTACCACATTTCCCGGGAAGAGGCCCTGCGCAACGCCGGCCGCATCCTGCAGGAAGGAGGCGCCCAGGCGGTTAAGCTGGAGGGCGGCCAGGAGGTGGCCGATACCATCCGGGCTATGGTGTCCTGCGGCATTCCTGTGATGGGCCACCTGGGCTTGACGCCCCAATCCATTCACCAGATGGGCGGTTACAAGGTGCAGGGCAAGGACGAGGCCCAGGCAAAAAAACTTCTTGAAGACGCCCGGGCCATTCAGGAAGCAGGAGTCTTTGCCATCGTCCTGGAGTGTGTACCCGTCCCCCTGGCCAAACTGCTTACCGAAACCCTGGAGGTATGCACCATCGGCATAGGCGCGGGACCCCACTGCAACGGGCAGGTTCTGGTGACCCACGATCTGCTGGGGATGTTCCTGGGGAAGTCGCCCAAATTTGCCAAGCGTTATGCCAGCCTCCACGAAGAGATTGCCCGGGCGCTCAAGGCCTACCGGGAGGAAGTGCAGAGCGGCGCCTTCCCCGGCCCGGAGCATGGTTTTGACATGCCGGAGGAAGTGCTGAGCAAATTGTATTAA
- a CDS encoding Rossmann-like and DUF2520 domain-containing protein has product MNKPSVAVVGCGKVGSALALLLKERGYPVVAVASRSPESAQKLARSLGCSAYDRPCEATLKADLVFITTPDREIAPVSELIAREGGFRSGQVVAHTSGAHASSELRGVREAGALAVSIHPLQSFADVAGARENLPGSYFALEGDEAALPVARQVVDDLQGHAFIIKAEDKPLYHAAACIASNYLVSLMHLATSVYGQFGISRREAFEALYPLVRGTINNVRRVGPVDALTGPVARGDVPTIAGHLPALDRVGSRESRLYRLLGLYTIRVAREKGSIDAVQARQLEEVFMASVNGEDVSKSKEVSS; this is encoded by the coding sequence ATGAATAAACCTTCAGTGGCAGTAGTGGGCTGCGGTAAAGTGGGCAGCGCCCTGGCCCTGCTTTTAAAGGAGCGGGGTTACCCCGTGGTGGCCGTAGCCAGCAGGAGTCCGGAGTCGGCCCAAAAACTGGCCCGGTCCCTGGGTTGCAGTGCTTATGACCGGCCTTGTGAGGCAACGCTAAAGGCCGATCTGGTTTTTATTACCACGCCCGACCGGGAGATTGCCCCGGTGTCGGAACTTATTGCCCGGGAAGGGGGATTTCGTTCCGGCCAGGTGGTGGCCCACACCAGCGGCGCCCACGCATCCAGTGAACTGCGCGGTGTCCGGGAAGCCGGGGCCCTGGCCGTATCCATCCACCCGTTACAGTCCTTTGCCGATGTTGCGGGGGCCAGGGAAAACCTCCCCGGGTCCTACTTCGCCCTGGAGGGGGATGAGGCGGCCCTTCCCGTGGCCCGGCAGGTGGTTGACGACTTACAAGGCCATGCCTTTATCATCAAGGCTGAAGATAAGCCCCTTTACCATGCGGCGGCCTGCATTGCTTCTAACTACCTGGTGTCTTTGATGCACCTGGCGACCAGCGTTTACGGCCAGTTTGGCATCTCCCGGAGGGAAGCTTTTGAGGCGTTGTATCCCCTGGTGCGGGGCACAATAAACAATGTCCGGCGGGTGGGGCCGGTGGACGCCCTTACGGGCCCGGTGGCCCGGGGAGATGTGCCCACCATTGCCGGGCACCTGCCGGCCCTGGACCGGGTGGGGAGCCGGGAGTCCCGGCTCTACCGCCTGCTGGGGTTATACACCATCCGGGTGGCCAGGGAAAAGGGCAGCATTGATGCCGTGCAGGCCCGGCAACTGGAAGAGGTATTTATGGCTTCGGTCAATGGTGAAGATGTATCCAAATCCAAGGAGGTATCCTCATGA
- a CDS encoding MFS transporter — MRDIREQIHIPIGQLALIQLLVLLPAYCLPAVLPLVEKQWGISHGEAGIMVAAFQAGYIAAALVALPLTDRIDARYVMAGGAILSTFTHTLFPLLARDALSGTLLRTLAGAGLGGIYMPGIKVISLTPRSRGRAVGFYVSSYLVGTSLSFALTGALTAFFTWQEAYLALAGVSFAAIALSFWLWRQPGTAFLPGTRKVKIPANSSGRDETPGLASQTGPPEPAQGIQQVETSQRNLAMVLVILAYAAHMWEMYGLRSWLTPFLTVVFEDRYAQATSLAATFTALSVMLGAPSTLAAGWLSDRLGRTGTALAIMLTSAACSFTMGWLLPAPLWLLLPVGLVYSLTVTADSPIFSTGLAEIAPREKLGRIMAWQTFVGYIAATVSPAVFGLILDIYSGPAGWILAFSSLGAGVLVGAALMFYLSFLPASRAMGERPR, encoded by the coding sequence ATGCGCGATATCAGAGAGCAAATACATATCCCTATAGGACAGCTGGCTTTAATTCAATTGCTGGTACTGTTGCCGGCCTATTGTTTGCCGGCCGTCCTGCCCCTGGTGGAAAAACAGTGGGGGATCAGCCACGGGGAGGCCGGGATAATGGTGGCCGCCTTTCAGGCCGGGTACATTGCGGCAGCCCTGGTGGCCCTCCCCCTCACCGACCGCATTGACGCCCGCTATGTGATGGCCGGAGGAGCCATTTTATCGACTTTCACCCATACCCTCTTTCCCCTGCTGGCCCGGGATGCCTTATCGGGCACCCTGCTGCGGACGCTGGCCGGAGCGGGCCTGGGAGGCATCTACATGCCCGGGATCAAAGTCATTTCCCTGACCCCCAGATCCCGTGGCCGGGCAGTGGGTTTTTACGTTTCCTCCTACCTGGTGGGCACTTCCCTCTCCTTTGCCCTCACCGGGGCACTTACCGCTTTTTTTACATGGCAGGAGGCCTACCTGGCTCTGGCCGGGGTCAGCTTTGCGGCCATCGCCCTTTCTTTCTGGCTGTGGCGCCAACCGGGAACCGCCTTTTTACCCGGCACCCGGAAAGTAAAAATCCCGGCAAACAGTTCCGGGAGAGATGAAACACCCGGTCTTGCTTCGCAGACCGGGCCACCGGAACCGGCGCAGGGAATCCAGCAGGTTGAAACCAGCCAGCGTAACCTGGCCATGGTTCTGGTCATCCTGGCCTATGCGGCCCACATGTGGGAGATGTACGGGTTGCGTTCGTGGTTGACGCCCTTTCTTACCGTCGTTTTCGAAGACCGCTACGCCCAGGCCACTTCCCTGGCGGCCACCTTCACGGCCCTGTCGGTAATGCTGGGGGCTCCATCCACCCTGGCCGCCGGTTGGCTCTCAGATCGCCTGGGACGCACGGGCACGGCCCTGGCGATCATGCTCACCAGCGCCGCCTGTTCATTCACCATGGGCTGGCTGCTACCGGCACCGCTGTGGCTGTTGCTGCCGGTGGGCCTGGTTTACAGCTTGACTGTTACGGCGGACTCACCGATATTTTCCACCGGACTGGCGGAAATCGCCCCCCGGGAAAAACTGGGCCGTATCATGGCCTGGCAGACCTTTGTGGGTTATATTGCCGCCACCGTGTCTCCCGCAGTTTTTGGGCTGATTCTTGACATTTATTCCGGTCCGGCCGGCTGGATCCTGGCTTTTTCCAGCCTTGGTGCCGGGGTGCTGGTTGGAGCGGCGCTAATGTTTTATCTTTCCTTCTTGCCGGCAAGCCGGGCCATGGGCGAAAGGCCGCGGTAG
- a CDS encoding amidohydrolase family protein, translated as MSVITLEPGQTLIIKASRVWRGTPAPPQEALVYLQDGKVAAVSTSDQTGRYKRKGLIKESLNVLELPGCTMVPGFIDCHVHLALDGRDFSRAQQQWTARGELLERVKADLTNTLERGIVAVRDGGDRAGIGLEVKRLVATGRLAGPLVLACGHALHRQGRYGSFLGPGLTPGELEKAVDSLARQGVDHLKILVSGIVSFSEYGRVGGPQFTRDELQRIVYRARSRGLRVMAHASGDGAVRLAVEAGVDSIEHGYFISEESLYRMAAQGIAWVPTVIPVAGQVRGKLRAQYTAREIEVITRTWLRQVEMIKKALEMGVILGVGTDAGATGVCHGRGFLEELLLYREAGLSPADILLAATRNGAAILGLEHLLGRIEPGRPAFLVAVEGNPWEDISALARIKYVFRSVDFPGKRGYTFHKDMTNTVPVMEENTQ; from the coding sequence ATGTCCGTAATTACCCTTGAACCCGGACAAACACTGATAATCAAAGCCTCCCGCGTCTGGCGGGGCACTCCGGCACCGCCCCAGGAAGCGCTTGTTTATTTACAAGATGGCAAAGTAGCGGCCGTTTCAACCAGCGACCAAACGGGCAGATACAAGCGCAAAGGCCTTATTAAGGAGTCGTTAAACGTCCTTGAGCTTCCCGGTTGCACTATGGTCCCCGGCTTCATCGACTGCCACGTCCATCTGGCTCTGGACGGCAGGGATTTTTCGAGGGCGCAGCAGCAATGGACCGCCCGGGGGGAATTACTTGAGCGGGTGAAGGCGGACTTAACAAATACCCTGGAACGGGGCATTGTAGCCGTACGGGATGGGGGAGACCGGGCGGGTATCGGCCTTGAGGTAAAACGACTGGTTGCAACCGGCAGGTTGGCCGGGCCTCTGGTACTGGCCTGCGGGCATGCGCTGCACCGGCAGGGAAGGTACGGATCTTTCCTGGGACCGGGTTTAACCCCGGGGGAGCTGGAAAAGGCGGTGGATTCCCTGGCCCGGCAGGGAGTGGACCACCTCAAGATCCTGGTATCGGGAATAGTAAGCTTCTCCGAGTACGGGCGGGTGGGCGGCCCCCAGTTCACGCGGGACGAACTGCAACGAATAGTCTACCGCGCCCGCAGCCGGGGGCTAAGGGTTATGGCCCACGCCAGCGGGGACGGTGCTGTTCGCCTGGCCGTAGAAGCCGGAGTAGATTCCATAGAGCACGGTTATTTCATCAGCGAAGAATCCCTGTACCGCATGGCCGCTCAGGGTATTGCCTGGGTGCCCACGGTAATCCCGGTGGCCGGCCAGGTAAGGGGAAAATTGCGGGCACAATATACGGCCCGGGAAATTGAGGTCATCACCCGCACCTGGCTGCGCCAGGTGGAAATGATCAAAAAAGCCCTGGAAATGGGCGTTATCCTGGGAGTGGGCACTGATGCCGGGGCCACCGGCGTATGCCACGGCCGGGGCTTCCTGGAGGAACTGCTACTTTACCGGGAAGCCGGCCTTTCCCCGGCGGACATCCTTCTGGCCGCCACCCGCAACGGCGCAGCCATCCTGGGGCTGGAGCACCTGCTGGGCCGTATTGAACCGGGGCGACCCGCCTTCCTGGTAGCCGTGGAAGGCAACCCCTGGGAGGATATCAGTGCCCTGGCCAGGATAAAATATGTATTCCGGTCCGTTGATTTCCCCGGAAAAAGAGGATATACTTTCCATAAAGATATGACAAACACTGTACCGGTAATGGAGGAAAACACGCAATGA
- the hepT gene encoding type VII toxin-antitoxin system HepT family RNase toxin, giving the protein MRQALSRLTPVTELTMEEFLADEQRVAASKYYLIVATEAAIDICNHLVARLTGRAPNSYAECFNILSGEHFLSPPLAERLIQMAKFRNLLIHRYVDIDDSKVYHIICNNLDDLELYLAEIAAMVKMRALTIRKEWFYAQSIFPAGKGTPTGLPAGRPPAG; this is encoded by the coding sequence ATCCGTCAGGCCTTGAGCAGGCTTACGCCGGTGACGGAGCTCACCATGGAGGAGTTTTTAGCTGACGAGCAAAGGGTTGCCGCAAGCAAGTATTACCTGATTGTGGCCACCGAAGCAGCCATTGATATCTGTAACCATCTGGTTGCCCGGCTCACCGGCAGAGCTCCCAACTCCTATGCCGAATGTTTCAACATTTTATCGGGGGAGCATTTTTTAAGTCCTCCGCTGGCTGAACGCCTGATCCAGATGGCAAAGTTCCGCAACCTGTTAATCCACCGTTACGTCGACATTGATGATAGCAAGGTCTACCATATCATTTGCAACAACCTGGATGATCTGGAACTATACCTGGCTGAAATTGCAGCCATGGTTAAAATGCGAGCTCTGACCATCCGAAAGGAATGGTTTTATGCACAGTCGATTTTCCCTGCCGGAAAAGGAACGCCCACCGGTTTGCCGGCTGGCCGCCCGCCTGCTGGCTAA
- a CDS encoding nucleotidyltransferase domain-containing protein has protein sequence MHSRFSLPEKERPPVCRLAARLLAKRKEIIFAYAFGSFLEEATFRDIDIGVYLQQETIPREKALEYELSLGTELEREIHYPVDIKVLNYAPVTLCHSVTRGKVLFSRNDEVRYEWVEKTWDVYLDMQYFLRNSLRDLLSPNNQPG, from the coding sequence ATGCACAGTCGATTTTCCCTGCCGGAAAAGGAACGCCCACCGGTTTGCCGGCTGGCCGCCCGCCTGCTGGCTAAAAGAAAAGAAATCATCTTCGCCTATGCCTTTGGTTCTTTTTTGGAAGAAGCCACCTTCCGGGATATTGACATAGGAGTGTATTTGCAGCAAGAAACCATCCCCCGGGAAAAGGCTCTCGAATACGAACTTTCCCTGGGTACGGAACTGGAGCGGGAAATACATTACCCGGTGGATATAAAGGTGTTAAATTATGCTCCAGTAACCCTGTGCCATTCGGTTACCCGCGGGAAGGTGCTTTTCAGCCGTAACGACGAGGTGCGGTATGAATGGGTGGAAAAGACCTGGGATGTGTACCTCGACATGCAATATTTTTTACGCAATTCCCTGCGGGATTTGTTATCACCGAACAACCAGCCCGGATAA
- the folK gene encoding 2-amino-4-hydroxy-6-hydroxymethyldihydropteridine diphosphokinase: MSECTRCESILTPAKAYIGLGSNMGDKKAYLRAALEMLQKIPGITLLRVAPFYRTDPVGYTDQEWFVNTVAEVKTTLSPRELLAACLEVENRLGRVRGVRWGPRVIDLDLLLYNGQVIDEPDLVVPHPRMHERAFVLVPLADLAPDLVIPGRGGVRELLAGVDRQGVEQLEKSEGQLLLT; the protein is encoded by the coding sequence ATGAGTGAGTGTACCCGGTGCGAGTCTATTCTCACGCCCGCAAAGGCCTATATCGGCCTGGGGTCCAACATGGGGGATAAAAAGGCATACCTGCGGGCGGCCCTGGAGATGCTGCAAAAGATCCCGGGAATTACACTCCTGCGGGTGGCTCCCTTTTACCGCACCGACCCGGTGGGTTATACGGATCAGGAATGGTTTGTCAATACCGTTGCGGAAGTGAAAACCACACTCTCTCCCCGGGAATTGCTGGCTGCCTGCCTGGAAGTGGAGAACCGCCTGGGAAGGGTGCGGGGTGTGCGCTGGGGCCCCCGGGTGATTGACCTGGACCTGCTCCTCTATAACGGGCAGGTCATTGATGAACCTGATCTCGTGGTTCCCCACCCGCGCATGCATGAGCGCGCCTTTGTCCTGGTGCCCCTGGCCGACCTGGCACCGGATCTGGTCATACCGGGCCGGGGCGGGGTGAGGGAGCTGCTGGCCGGCGTTGACCGGCAGGGGGTGGAGCAACTGGAGAAAAGTGAAGGTCAATTGCTTTTAACGTAA
- the folB gene encoding dihydroneopterin aldolase, which produces MDRLILKGMEFYAFHGVLPQEQHLGQRFIVDVELFLDLAPAGRTDDPEQTVNYARVFRLVEEVVTGAPCRLIEAVAEKVAGAILEHFPVSEVLVRVKKPGAPVAGHFEYMGVEIRRRKDSKSGGAHE; this is translated from the coding sequence GTGGACCGATTGATTTTAAAGGGTATGGAGTTTTACGCCTTTCACGGCGTTTTACCCCAGGAACAGCACCTGGGCCAGCGGTTTATTGTCGATGTGGAATTGTTCCTGGACCTGGCTCCCGCCGGCAGGACCGACGATCCGGAACAGACGGTGAACTATGCCCGGGTTTTCCGGCTGGTGGAGGAAGTGGTTACCGGTGCCCCCTGCCGTCTGATTGAGGCGGTGGCGGAAAAGGTGGCCGGTGCCATCCTGGAACATTTTCCGGTAAGCGAGGTGCTGGTTCGGGTAAAGAAACCCGGCGCCCCGGTGGCCGGTCATTTTGAATACATGGGCGTGGAGATCCGGCGCAGGAAGGACAGCAAAAGTGGTGGGGCACATGAGTGA
- the folP gene encoding dihydropteroate synthase, whose translation MPVQVRSIEIKNRAQALEEIAAVGADQAGCRLMALKAVHRVLKISGLTPVQANILKQEMLAKGGEAAVARGVVDHAVDKTDVLLMGTLKQFNALLAKLKLQPFGLSALAEEIRRVLQHLEGRTARRLSCRGKELVLGERTLVMGILNVTPDSFSDGGRFSDPSRALEHAHRLVEDGADIIDLGGESTRPGYTPVTVEEEMRRVIPVLEKLVQEIPVPISVDTTKAAVAREALEIGAHIINDQWALRADPEMAAVVARYDAPVILMHNQEGTEYKDLMGDIIRFFRESIALALEAGICRDKIIIDPGIGFGKTVEQNLEVMSRLSELDCLGLPVLLGTSRKSMIGKTLDLPVDQRVEGTAATVAIGIAAGVDIVRVHDVREMVRVARMTDAMVRRKPARCACGEG comes from the coding sequence TTGCCCGTACAGGTACGGAGTATTGAAATAAAAAACCGGGCCCAGGCCCTGGAGGAAATAGCTGCCGTGGGGGCGGACCAGGCCGGCTGCCGGTTAATGGCCCTTAAGGCGGTCCACCGGGTTTTAAAAATCAGCGGCCTGACCCCCGTCCAGGCCAATATTCTCAAGCAGGAAATGCTGGCTAAAGGCGGGGAGGCGGCCGTGGCCCGGGGTGTAGTCGACCATGCGGTGGATAAAACCGATGTGCTGCTCATGGGCACCCTGAAGCAGTTTAACGCCCTGCTGGCCAAGCTCAAGCTCCAGCCCTTCGGCTTGTCCGCCCTGGCGGAGGAGATCCGCCGTGTCCTGCAGCACCTGGAGGGACGGACCGCCAGAAGGTTGAGCTGCCGGGGAAAGGAACTGGTGCTGGGGGAAAGGACCCTGGTGATGGGCATTCTCAACGTAACCCCCGATTCCTTTTCCGACGGCGGCAGGTTCAGCGATCCATCGCGGGCACTGGAGCATGCCCACCGGTTGGTGGAGGACGGGGCTGATATTATCGATCTGGGCGGGGAATCCACCCGGCCGGGGTACACGCCGGTAACGGTGGAGGAAGAAATGCGCCGGGTAATCCCGGTTCTGGAAAAGCTGGTGCAGGAGATTCCCGTGCCCATATCCGTTGATACCACCAAGGCCGCGGTGGCCCGGGAGGCCCTGGAAATTGGCGCCCACATCATCAACGACCAGTGGGCCCTGCGGGCCGATCCTGAAATGGCGGCGGTGGTGGCCCGCTACGATGCCCCCGTGATCCTCATGCACAACCAGGAGGGCACGGAGTATAAGGACCTGATGGGGGATATCATCCGCTTCTTCCGGGAAAGCATCGCCCTGGCCCTGGAGGCGGGCATTTGCCGGGACAAAATCATTATCGACCCGGGGATTGGTTTTGGTAAAACCGTGGAGCAAAACCTGGAGGTCATGAGCCGGCTTTCGGAGCTGGACTGCCTGGGGCTGCCGGTATTGCTGGGGACATCCAGGAAGTCAATGATTGGCAAGACTTTGGACCTGCCCGTGGATCAACGGGTGGAGGGTACGGCGGCTACGGTGGCCATTGGCATTGCCGCCGGGGTGGACATCGTCCGGGTGCACGATGTAAGGGAAATGGTGCGGGTGGCCCGCATGACCGACGCCATGGTGCGGCGAAAGCCCGCGCGCTGTGCCTGTGGGGAAGGGTAA
- a CDS encoding HD domain-containing protein gives MGRIIEDSFYRYCLEQNAAREVDRPFCRHDFQHMLDVARISYILMVEGNQLSEFICQNRLGNHQAAKEVVYAAGLLHDIARWQQYDTGEDHALAGARLARPVLERAGFLPHEIEVITRAIAAHRRGEPRGGLLGRLLCRADDLARPCALCAARGQCYKADSMDALRETLVY, from the coding sequence GTGGGACGGATTATTGAAGATAGTTTTTACCGGTACTGCCTTGAGCAGAACGCGGCCCGGGAAGTTGACAGGCCCTTTTGTCGCCACGATTTTCAGCACATGCTGGATGTGGCCCGGATCAGCTATATTTTAATGGTGGAAGGCAACCAGCTTTCTGAATTTATTTGCCAAAATCGTCTGGGTAACCACCAGGCGGCCAAAGAGGTAGTTTATGCTGCCGGCTTGTTACACGACATCGCCCGCTGGCAGCAGTATGACACTGGGGAAGACCATGCCCTGGCGGGGGCCCGTCTGGCCCGGCCGGTGCTGGAGCGGGCAGGATTTCTGCCCCACGAAATTGAGGTGATTACCCGGGCTATTGCCGCCCACCGCCGGGGAGAGCCCCGGGGAGGGTTGCTGGGGCGCCTCTTATGCCGGGCCGATGACCTGGCCCGCCCCTGTGCCCTTTGTGCTGCCCGTGGTCAATGCTACAAGGCTGATAGTATGGACGCCCTGCGGGAGACGCTGGTTTATTGA
- a CDS encoding DUF134 domain-containing protein, protein MSRPPKCRRVEFLPRLTFFKPAGVPLRDLEEVGLTVEELEAIRLKDLLGLEQEACAERMGVSRPTYHRILSAARAKVAEALVNGKAIRVEGGNFQLVMRRFHCENCGHEWELPCGQGPRGSEMVCPNCGSTEFYRIDQDGRPFRCQRWEKCSKQDGLAENG, encoded by the coding sequence ATGTCCAGACCGCCAAAGTGTCGACGGGTGGAGTTTTTACCCCGGCTTACCTTCTTCAAGCCGGCGGGGGTTCCCCTGCGGGACCTGGAAGAGGTAGGCCTGACGGTTGAGGAACTGGAAGCCATACGCTTAAAGGACCTGCTGGGTTTGGAGCAGGAGGCCTGCGCCGAGAGGATGGGTGTTTCCCGTCCCACCTATCACCGCATTTTAAGCGCCGCCCGGGCCAAGGTGGCCGAGGCGCTGGTCAACGGCAAGGCCATCCGGGTGGAGGGCGGCAACTTCCAGCTGGTAATGCGCCGTTTTCACTGCGAGAATTGCGGCCACGAGTGGGAGTTGCCCTGCGGCCAGGGCCCCCGGGGGTCGGAAATGGTTTGTCCTAATTGTGGGAGCACCGAGTTCTACCGTATCGACCAGGACGGCAGGCCCTTCCGCTGCCAGCGCTGGGAAAAGTGCAGCAAACAGGACGGGCTGGCGGAAAACGGGTAA